A window from Purpureocillium takamizusanense chromosome 3, complete sequence encodes these proteins:
- a CDS encoding uncharacterized protein (COG:S~EggNog:ENOG503NWHU) — protein MARLVDCYPSSEDELPRLNVLLGRTSARKLAPMPRATPKPPPNNGLVPRTAATPSTRRVRRFRDQLTDANPLFLPWSGSQESDLAHDIRGASQVPPHSSLQGNRQMPGAVLSGGLSYAMLEDSPPPTARASRTRRRLVARLLDSDGEGGSTCDTRDNSTLLNKASRAQYGINLTNRSSRRSTPVAELVDSGNAASVTFDPASTESLSPYAQKADPDSVANDEEPSIYETAVEDSHSESESSDSDFELSDSSEDVFASPLAQGLPPIARTRRVRQAKTQENGPRSVLNARSPNMRNLKSIAAGPPSVKGKMSSPDIQAEVRQPRAASIRRSTASHESVLTRDLDALRTDFSGFSDNDEEAHSDSDDAHVPRPRTPCREVQSKGLVSPRKRDAIPKTPHRPSVDAFWNKELVDGWNEQHSPQKAPNLRLAPSPAKERREKAAEKKSFDARKVALAEDFLRQLNEKIADGKISELAKPTGGVKLIWTKTLNTTAGRANWKRETIRTKQTDGTIIAVNHMHHASIELAEKVIDDDHKLLNVLAHEFCHLANFMITGITNNPHGKEFKTWAAKCSRAFGESHGIQVTTKHTYDIDFKYTWQCSTCGSEYKRHSRSIDPQRHKCGGCKGTLIQTKPCPRKTNAGSGQGGKPTEYQTFVKEQMRIVKAENPSRPQKDVMRIVANKWAKTRGKKSMATDNAVEPSEVDLVTAQMVDLTVDNEGKDRT, from the coding sequence ATGGCCAGGCTCGTGGACTGCTACCCATCCAGCGAAGATGAGCTACCGCGACTAAACGTCCTCCTTGGCCGCACGAGTGCGCGCAAATTGGCACCTATGCCGCGAGCAACACCAAAGCCTCCTCCCAACAATGGTCTTGTGCCcaggacggcggcaacaCCATCTACACGGAGGGTTCGTCGCTTCAGAGACCAGCTGACTGATGCCAATCCTCTCTTTCTCCCTTGGAGCGGAAGCCAGGAGAGCGACTTAGCCCATGACATACGTGGTGCCTCTCAAGTGCCGCCTCATTCATCGCTGCAAGGCAATCGCCAAATGCCTGGGGCCGTATTATCGGGAGGACTCTCGTACGCCATGCTTGAGGACTCGCCTCCGCCGACAGCACGAGCTTCTCGAACGAGGCGCCGCCTGGTTGCACGACTCCTGGATAGTGATGGAGAGGGTGGTTCGACCTGCGACACTCGCGACAACTCCACACTGCTGAACAAAGCTAGTCGAGCCCAATATGGTATCAACCTCACGAATCGCTCGTCACGCAGATCGACTCCAGTGGCGGAGCTCGTGGACAGTGGAAATGCAGCAAGCGTGACATTCGATCCAGCATCGACCGAGTCGCTATCACCGTACGCCCAGAAGGCGGACCCCGACAGTGTTGCCAACGATGAGGAGCCCAGCATTTATGAGACCGCGGTTGAGGATTCACACAGCGAAAGCGAAAGCTCAGATTCGGACTTCGAGCTCAGCGATTCTTCCGAAGATGTCTTTGCAAGCCCTCTTGCGCAAGGGTTACCTCCCATTGCCCGGACAAGGAGGGTTCGACAAGCAAAAACACAGGAAAATGGGCCACGCAGTGTGTTGAACGCTCGAAGTCCAAACATGCGAAACCTGAAATCCATCGCTGCAGGCCCCCCTTCTGTAAAAGGAAAGATGAGCAGCCCCGACATACAGGCAGAAGTTCGACAGCCACGAGCAGCCAGCATCAGGCGCAGTACAGCCTCGCATGAGTCGGTATTGACTCGTGACTTGGACGCTCTACGTACCGACTTCAGCGGGTTCTCAGATAACGACGAGGAAGCACATtccgacagcgacgatgCACATGTGCCACGACCCAGAACACCATGCAGAGAAGTCCAGTCCAAGGGTCTCGTATCCCCTCGGAAGCGAGACGCCATCCCCAAAACGCCGCATCGACCCAGCGTGGATGCGTTCTGGAACAAGGAGCTGGTTGATGGCTGGAACGAGCAACACTCACCACAAAAAGCACCGAACCTGCGTCTAGCCCCTAGCCCAGCTAAAGAGAGGCGCGAGAAAGCAGCGGAGAAGAAGTCCTTTGACGCACGCAAggtcgccctggccgaggactTTCTTCGACAACTCAACGAGAAAATCGCCGACGGAAAGATTTCGGAGCTCGCAAAGCCAACTGGGGGTGTCAAACTCATTTGGACAAAGACTCTGAATACCACGGCTGGGAGGGCCAATTGGAAACGAGAGACGATCCGTACGAAGCAGACGGACGGCACCATTATTGCAGTCAACCATATGCATCACGCGTCCATTGAGTTGGCCGAAAAGGTTATTGACGACGACCATAAGTTGCTGAACGTGTTGGCGCACGAATTCTGTCACTTGGCCAACTTCATGATCACAGGCATCACAAACAACCCACATGGCAAAGAGTTTAAGACATGGGCGGCTAAATGTTCTCGGGCTTTTGGGGAGTCCCACGGGATTCAAGTGACCACGAAGCACACCTACGACATTGACTTCAAATACACGTGGCAGTGCTCGACGTGCGGATCCGAGTACAAACGCCATTCCAGGAGCATTGATCCTCAGCGTCACAAGTGTGGGGGCTGCAAAGGCACACTCATCCAGACGAAACCATGCCCAAGGAAGACGAACGCGGGaagcggccaaggcgggaAGCCCACTGAATACCAGACGTTCGTCAAAGAACAGATGAGGATTGTCAAGGCGGAAAACCCCAGCCGTCCTCAAAAAGATGTAATGCGTATCGTGGCGAACAAGTGGGCAAAGACGAGAGGGAAGAAATCGATGGCCACCGACAACGCGGTCGAGCCGAGTGAGGTTGACCTCGTCACGGCACAGATGGTGGATCTCACGGTAGACAACGAGGGAAAAGACAGGACCTGA
- a CDS encoding uncharacterized protein (EggNog:ENOG503NXUZ~BUSCO:EOG09264IKZ~COG:T), producing the protein MPDYLGTPLYGGAMVCDLPAKFADVSKLRQVPDNQEVWIDKDGFTSIIFDITERVGGPGSGPEIDGRAMTTHLEDMVGSDIDTVKIWNTAETEFTRLESKPPAYTLIATQTPKVGQSRDQTSAPDFTAIIMTLLRLERYQTDILITINVPHIKGEYDEEDVDLELGKQGKLIGDAVEYSARIWGTLKIKDWGLFGEH; encoded by the exons ATGCCCGACTACCTGGGCACCCCCCTCTATGGCGGCGCAATGGTTTGCGACCTGCCAGCAAAGTTCGCCGACGTCAG CAAGCTGCGCCAGGTCCCTGACAATCAGGAGGTCTGGATTGATAAGGACGGCTTCACGAGCATCATATTCGACATCACCGAACGTGTCGGCGGCCCTGGCTCCGGCCCCGAGATTGACGGACGTGCCATGACGACGCACCTTGAGGACATGGTTGGCTCCGATATCGACACGGTCAAGATATGGAACACGGCTGAGACCGAGTTCACTCGCCTCGA GTCTAAACCACCGGCATACACACTCATCGCGACACAGACACCTAAAGTCGGCCAGTCGCGCGACCAGACTTCAGCGCCCGACTTtaccgccatcatcatgaccCTGCTTCGTCTTGAGCGCTACCAGACCGACATACTCATCACCATAAACGTTCCGCATATCAAGGGCGAGtatgacgaggaagatgttGACCTCGAGCTTGGAAAGCAAGGGAAACTCATCGGAGACGCTGTGGAGTACTCCGCTCGGATCTGGGGGACGCTCAAAATCAAGGACTGGGGCCTGTTTGGGGAGCATTGA
- the HNT1 gene encoding Bis(5'-nucleosyl)-tetraphosphatase (asymmetrical) (COG:T~BUSCO:EOG092658WY~EggNog:ENOG503P2XN), translating into MAACIFCRIIKGEIPCMKLFESDKTFAFLDIGPLSKGHALVIPKYHGAKLADIPDDQLTEILPTLKKLVNATGAVDYNILQNNGTIAHQQVHHVHFHMIPKPNESEGLGISWPASTGDMEKLKALCEDIKSKM; encoded by the exons ATGGCCGCTTGCATCTTCTGCCGCATCATCAAGG GCGAGATCCCCTGCATGAAGCTTTTTGAGAGCGACAAAACGTTTGCTTTTCTTGACATCGGACCCCTCAGCAAGGGTCACGCC CTCGTGATACCCAAGTACCACGGCGCGAAGCTCGCCGATATCCCAGACGACCAACTGACCGAAATCTTG CCCACGCTGAAGAAACTGGTCAACGCCACCGGCGCTGTCGACTACAATATCCTGCAGAACAACGGCACAATTGCTCATCAGCAGGTGCATCAT GTTCACTTTCACATG ATCCCCAAGCCCAACGAGAGCGAGGGTCTCGGCATCAGCTGGCCTGCGAGCACCGGAGACATGGAAAAGCTCAAGGCTCTCTGCGAGGATATCAAGTCCAAAATGTAG